The Bacillus sp. B-jedd sequence ACCAGGCCAATCAGTCCCTGGTTCTATAAGGTATTTAATTTGTTATTGATGGTTGGTATAGGGGTATTTGTAACGATCCCCAGGATGGCTGCCACTACTCACGAGCTCGGGGTTCATACCCTTGCTCCGTCGGTCCCTAGCATTGCGACGATTATCGCATTCTTTTCCATTTGTTTTTTCTTTGCCATGGACCAATCAAATGTCATAGATAAAATCGGCAAATTCCTGACACCGGTGCTGGTATTGGCGCTTTTGATCATCGTGGTCAAAGGAATCTTTACACCGGTTGGAGCACCGATTGCGACCGCGCTTGCAAATCCATTTTCGAACGCTTTTATTAATGCGTATCAAACCGGTGACGTGGTGACGGGCATTTTTTGCGCACCGATTTTCATTGCCGCGATTCTTCATCATGGGTACAAGGGAACTGAAATGAGGAAGGTCGCTGTTCGCGGCACACTGATTGCAGGCGCTGGATTGCTCGTTGTTTACGGGGGGCTTTTATATCTTGGCGCATCCGCAAGCGGAACAGTGCCCGTCGATATCGAACAGACCGCCCTTGTGTCCGAATTGATTAACCGAATCCTTGGAACTTCGGGGGCTGCGCTTTTGGCCGTTACGATTGCGCTGGCATGCCTTACTTCGGCAATCGGTGTTCTGGCGGTCATCGCCGACTTTCTAAATAAGCTCACGCATAACAAAGTAGGCTACAAGCCTTGGGTTTTTATCCTGTGTGTGGTCGCTGCCTTCATGGGCTCGTTCGGGGTTGGCAAAATCATCAATTATGCAATGCCAATTTTCCTTGCCCTTTATCCAGTGGCGATTGTGCTCGTCTTCCTTGGGCTTTTCCGAAAGTACATTCCGAATTCAGGAGCGTATCGCGGGACAATTTTGTTAACATTCGTAGTAAGTCTAATTGAAACAATGGGGGTCATCGGCTTCCCAATTCCTGGTCTGACTCCGGCTGTTGCCATGCTTCCATTGGCGGCAAACGGATTTTCGTGGCTTGTTCCTGCTGTGATAGGGTTTATAGCCGGTGCTTTTCTTGATAAAAGCATCAGGAAGAAACAGGACCAGGAACCGACCGTGGTCAGCAACTAAGAATTTTGCAAAAGGGGGAATACTTATGACCAAGCAACTATTTGTAAATGGAAAGATTTTCACCTCGAATCCCGATCAGCCGCAAGTATCTGCGATGGTGGTTGAAAATGGACGGATCGAATGGCTTGGTGAATCAGAACAAGCAGCCAATTTCGATGGGATAAAAATAGACCTTCAAGGGCGCCGCGTCCTGCCAGGCTTTATCGATGCCCATCTGCATCCTTTATATTTGGCTAAAGCGGCCAAGCAGGTTGCCTGCACAGCGCCTGTCGTGAATTCGATCGAAGATATCAAACGAGAAATCCGTAGCCAGCTTGAAGAGGCAGGGGATGGCGGATGGATTGAAGGCTGGGGATACGACGAAGGGAAGCTGGCCGAAGGGCGCGCGCCGAATCGTCGGGATTTAGACCAGGCGGCGATGGACGTACCGGTCGTCCTCACCAGAACTTGCGGCCATATCGTTTCGGTTAACAGCAAGGCGCTGGAACTGGCAGGGATTACGAAGGACACGCCAAACCCTCCCGGCGGTAAAATCGGGAAGGACTCAGACGGCGAGCTGACAGGCATTCTGCAGGAAAGTGCAAGGCATCTCGTTATGGCAAAACTTCCACAGCCCACGCTCGAGCAAAACGCCGAGCTATTGGGAGAGCTATCCGAATTCCTTTTTGCCCACGGGATCACTGCCATCACTGACCTTATGGCATTAAGGAAGCCAGTTGATTATGTAGAGATGTATAATGAAGCGCGCCGTAAGGGATTGAAGCAGCGTTCGGTGCTCTATTATATTTGGGATGAAATCAAGGACAGTGCTAAATTGGGCGAGGCTGAAACCGACCGGCGCAATCCTGTCCATATCGGCGGCATAAAGCTGTTTTCGGACGGGAGTGTTTCCGGACGGACTGCCTGGGTAAATCCTGCATATGTCGGGGACGGCGAAGAATACGGAATCGATACGACGTCGCGCGAGGAGCTGCTTGCTGCAGCCGAGGCTGCTGAACGGAACGGCGTCCAGCTTGTTGTCCATGCAATGGGAGAACAGGCGATTGACCTGATAGTCGATACTTTCTATGGCAAAAAAAGCTGGCTGGCGGACGGGCCGTCGATTCGCATCGAACATGCCGCGATGCCAACTGTAAAAGCTATCGAGCGCGCCGCCGAAATGGGAATCGCGTTTGTGCCTCAGCCGATTTTCCTTTTTGCTGAAATCGAAAGCTACGTCAAAAACCTAGGTGCAGAACGGCTGAAGACCACCTATCCGGTAAGGACAATGCTTGAGGCCGGGATTAAGGTTGCCTTTTCCTCCGATGCGCCGGCAACCGCCTGGGCTGACCCGGTTGACCCGTTCGTTGCCATTAAATCCGCCGTCACCCGGGTTGCCTATGACGGAACCGACACCGGCCAGGACCAGCGGGTCGATACCGTGACCGCAATAGAGCTATACACTCGCGCCGCCCAGGAAGTCACACGCATCCCGGAAATCGGCCAGTTGAAACGCGGCTATCATGCCGACTTCATCGTCCTGGACAAAGACATCCTCGAAGTCGAGCCGTTCGAGCTTGATACGGTGAGTGTGGAAGAAACGTACATGGGCGGGGAGCTGGTTTATCAGAAGGTTGCTGTTAGGTGATTTTAATAGAGTGGGGGATGAGGTTTTTGTCATATCCCCGCTATGGAGATGCCTCCCGTTCGGACAGCGAACGGGGGGTATTTCTTTTTGGGAGTCCGAAGGTGTGTTTTAGGTTGGGGCATTTTTAGGGGGCTTTTTTGTTATTTGTCCAAAGTGTTGGGACAGATGAAGGATCAAGTTGCTCGATGTTGGGACAGGTTATGGAATATTTAGGGAGAACTTGTCCCAAGATGGGTAAGGTTAGGACAACAAGGCAGGGATTTGCTTGTTGCCTGTCCCAAGATGAATTAGGTTGGGACAGATTATGGATTAATTAGGGGGAATTGTCCCAAGGTGGGTAAGGTTGGGACAACAAGGCAGGTTTTTGCTTGTTGCCTGTCCCAAGTTGCTAAATGTTGGGACAGGTTATGGAATATTTAGGGGGAACTTGTCCCAAGATGGGTAAGGTTGGGACAACAAGGCAGGGATTTGCTTGTTGCCTGTCCCAAGTTGCTCGATGTTGGGACAGGTTATGGAGTATTTAGGGAGAACTTGTCCCAAGATGGGTAAGGTTGGGACAACAAGGCAGGGATTTGCTTGTTGCCTGTCCCAAGATGAATTAGGTTGGGACAGATTATGGATTAATTAGGGGGAACTTGTCCCAAGATGGATAAGGTTGGGACAACAAGGCAGGGATTTGCTTGTTGCCTGTCCCAAGTTGCTCGATGTTGGGACAGGTGATGGATTATTTAGGGGGAACTTGTCCCAAGATGGGTAAGGTTGGGACAACAAGGCAGGGATTTGGCTTGTTGCCTGTCCCAAGTTACAGCAAACGGGGCGTTCAAATTTTTGTGCCATCCATAAAAGGTTTGGCGATTATATACTGGCTTTAATTAATTTCCGTTCTTCATTCTCTTTTCTTCTATTAAAATATCATTTCATTTACTGTGATAGGCAGGGGAGTAATTTTGATGCTGGACCAACCCTGAAGCAGAAATTGACATTTTATTGACAAGCATTGGTAAATGCTTTGAACTGAAGATCAAGAATAGTAACATTAAAACTGTGACCAGTTCCTTATATAAATAGGAGGTTTTTCTTATGAAAAGTGTTTTTATATTAGGTGGGACAGGGTTTTTAGGTTATTACACAACAAAAGAATTGCTAAAAAGAGGGTATACGGTGTCTACTGTTTCCCTTCCTCCAATGCCGACAGCGGATCTTTTGCCGCCGGAAGTGGAATGCAAGTTAGGGAATATAAACGAGATGTCAGACGAAGAAGTAATTGAGCTGCTGACCGGAAAAGATATGTTTGTTTATGCGGCGGGGGCGGATGAGCGGGTCGTGCCTGATGCGCCGGCAGCGAAGTTTTTCTATGAAGCGAACGTCCTGCCTACCCAAAGGTTGGCGCGGCTTGCCAGGAAGGCAGGAGTGAAAAGGTTTGTGATCCATGGATCTTATTTTGCCCATTTTGCAGAAGAGTGGCCAGAAGTTGGGCTAAGGGATCAGGCATATCCAAGGACTCGGCTCCTTCAAGAGGAGGTCGCCATGCTGGAGGGAGAGGGTGAGATGGATGTCATGTCAATCCGTCTGCCATATATTTTCGGCACGATGCCTGGCCGGACTCCGCTCTGGACGATGTTCCTTCCACAAATCCAGGGCAAGGATTTCGTTCCGGTCTTAGGCGGGGGCACCGCGATGGTGACCGCTCAGCAGGTTGCCGAAGCCACTGTTGGCGCGCTTGAAAACGGCAAACATGGCGGGAGGTACGCCATTGGAGATACAAATATGAAGCATGCCGAGTTCTTCAGGATTATTGCGGATCTTTTGGGTCAAAAAGAAACCGTCATCCATGTCGTGCCGCTTGAGCAGGTAAGGGATGCGTATGCGAAGATTGATGAACAGACGGCTGCCGCCGGAAAGGAACACGGAATCCATATTGCGGTAACAGCTGATATCCAAAATAGAGATGCGTATCTTGACCCTGAGGAAACAATGCCGATTCTAAAGTACAACAAAGCGGACGTCAGGGCATCGATTGAGGAAACGATCAAGCGTTGCATTGAAGCGACACAGTAAAATCAGTGAAGCCAAGGTGTAAATAGATTCTTAGGGTGGTTCTCCTATTAAAGGGGAGCCGCCCTGTTTTGTTTTACTGAATTGTATCGCGGGTTGGTGATAGTCTGCAAAAGTCTATCATGTCTATTATTAAAAATATTACAGCTTTGAAATATTCTCCTTTTCTTTGTAATAGAAATAGTTTTCTAGTGTAACGGGACTGTTACATTGAGTTGCTATGATGTTTTTAGCAAAAAAAGTAAAGGGGATTAGATTTTGAAAAAGACGATCTTAAGTTTATTGACTGCCTTTGTTGTGCTTTTTGGATTTTCGAATGCCTCTTTAGCCGCTGGAAATACATATAAGGTTCATAAAGGTGACACCCTGTGGGGCATCTCCAAGAAAAATAAAGTAACCGTCCAGCAATTGAAAGCCTGGAATAACCTAAAATCAGATAGAATCCACCCTAATCAGGTTTTAAAGCT is a genomic window containing:
- the brnQ gene encoding branched-chain amino acid transport system II carrier protein, whose translation is MRQKFLRSIQTKGMGNLNKQLVNTVMLGFALFAIFFGAGNLIFPPSIGLASGTNWLPALIGFSVTGIALPLLAVFAILNANGKFEELTRPISPWFYKVFNLLLMVGIGVFVTIPRMAATTHELGVHTLAPSVPSIATIIAFFSICFFFAMDQSNVIDKIGKFLTPVLVLALLIIVVKGIFTPVGAPIATALANPFSNAFINAYQTGDVVTGIFCAPIFIAAILHHGYKGTEMRKVAVRGTLIAGAGLLVVYGGLLYLGASASGTVPVDIEQTALVSELINRILGTSGAALLAVTIALACLTSAIGVLAVIADFLNKLTHNKVGYKPWVFILCVVAAFMGSFGVGKIINYAMPIFLALYPVAIVLVFLGLFRKYIPNSGAYRGTILLTFVVSLIETMGVIGFPIPGLTPAVAMLPLAANGFSWLVPAVIGFIAGAFLDKSIRKKQDQEPTVVSN
- a CDS encoding amidohydrolase, producing MTKQLFVNGKIFTSNPDQPQVSAMVVENGRIEWLGESEQAANFDGIKIDLQGRRVLPGFIDAHLHPLYLAKAAKQVACTAPVVNSIEDIKREIRSQLEEAGDGGWIEGWGYDEGKLAEGRAPNRRDLDQAAMDVPVVLTRTCGHIVSVNSKALELAGITKDTPNPPGGKIGKDSDGELTGILQESARHLVMAKLPQPTLEQNAELLGELSEFLFAHGITAITDLMALRKPVDYVEMYNEARRKGLKQRSVLYYIWDEIKDSAKLGEAETDRRNPVHIGGIKLFSDGSVSGRTAWVNPAYVGDGEEYGIDTTSREELLAAAEAAERNGVQLVVHAMGEQAIDLIVDTFYGKKSWLADGPSIRIEHAAMPTVKAIERAAEMGIAFVPQPIFLFAEIESYVKNLGAERLKTTYPVRTMLEAGIKVAFSSDAPATAWADPVDPFVAIKSAVTRVAYDGTDTGQDQRVDTVTAIELYTRAAQEVTRIPEIGQLKRGYHADFIVLDKDILEVEPFELDTVSVEETYMGGELVYQKVAVR
- a CDS encoding NAD-dependent epimerase/dehydratase family protein → MKSVFILGGTGFLGYYTTKELLKRGYTVSTVSLPPMPTADLLPPEVECKLGNINEMSDEEVIELLTGKDMFVYAAGADERVVPDAPAAKFFYEANVLPTQRLARLARKAGVKRFVIHGSYFAHFAEEWPEVGLRDQAYPRTRLLQEEVAMLEGEGEMDVMSIRLPYIFGTMPGRTPLWTMFLPQIQGKDFVPVLGGGTAMVTAQQVAEATVGALENGKHGGRYAIGDTNMKHAEFFRIIADLLGQKETVIHVVPLEQVRDAYAKIDEQTAAAGKEHGIHIAVTADIQNRDAYLDPEETMPILKYNKADVRASIEETIKRCIEATQ